The following are from one region of the Bradyrhizobium sediminis genome:
- a CDS encoding CBS domain-containing protein — protein MQVGDVLRKKAARVATVRMNETVAIASQLMRSGNISALVVKDVVRTEGNTAVGMFTERDVVRAIAEHGAAGVHMKVSQLISVQELVSCSPSDTLEHVRHLMHRHHIRHVPVIDNYSLIGVISIRDISTAFGDEATAVAPTVAA, from the coding sequence ATGCAAGTCGGAGATGTCCTGCGCAAGAAAGCCGCACGTGTTGCAACGGTTCGAATGAACGAAACCGTCGCAATCGCTTCCCAACTGATGCGCTCCGGCAATATCAGCGCGCTCGTGGTCAAGGATGTCGTGCGCACCGAGGGCAATACCGCGGTGGGCATGTTCACCGAGCGCGACGTCGTCCGCGCCATTGCCGAGCACGGCGCGGCCGGCGTCCATATGAAGGTCTCGCAGCTGATTTCGGTGCAGGAGCTGGTGTCGTGCAGCCCTAGCGATACGCTCGAGCACGTCCGTCATCTCATGCACAGGCACCACATCCGTCATGTGCCTGTGATCGACAACTACAGCCTGATCGGCGTCATCAGCATCCGCGACATCTCGACCGCGTTCGGTGACGAGGCCACGGCCGTCGCGCCAACCGTAGCGGCCTGA
- a CDS encoding tripartite tricarboxylate transporter permease produces the protein MEEIVNLFHGFAVALQPFNIMVMVLGIVLGVIIGVLPGLGGANGVAILLPLTFSMPPTSAIIMLSCIYWGALFGGAITSILFNIPGEPWSVATTFDGYPMAQQGKAGEALTAAFTSSFVGALFAVIMITLVAPLVASFALQFGPAEKFAVYFLAFCSFVGLSKEPPFKTIAAMMMGFALAAVGLDSITGQLRLTFGFTELLNGFDFLIAVIGLFGIGEILLTMEEGLNFRGGNAKIDLRVVLHTWKGLPRYWMTSLRSCIIGCWMGVTPAGATPASFMSYGIAKRVAKNGHNFGKGEIEGVIAPETAAHAAGTAALLPMLSLGVPGSPTAAVLLGGLLIWGLQPGPMLFVEQKEFVWGLIASMYLGNLMGLIVVLTCVPIFAAILRVPFSIIAPLILVLCAIGAYSVHSSTFDVILMLVFGVVGYLLKKCNYPLAPLVLAIVLGDKAEEAFRQSLLGSQGSLGVFFSNALVSTIMILGLIALFWSAIQQGYSRLRTAAA, from the coding sequence ATGGAAGAAATCGTCAATCTTTTTCACGGCTTCGCCGTGGCCCTGCAGCCCTTCAACATCATGGTGATGGTGCTGGGCATCGTGCTCGGCGTCATCATCGGCGTGCTCCCGGGCCTCGGCGGCGCCAACGGCGTTGCGATCCTGCTGCCTCTGACCTTCAGCATGCCGCCGACCTCGGCCATCATCATGCTGTCCTGCATCTATTGGGGCGCGTTGTTCGGCGGCGCAATCACCTCGATTCTGTTCAATATACCGGGTGAGCCGTGGTCGGTAGCGACGACATTCGACGGCTACCCGATGGCGCAGCAGGGCAAGGCCGGGGAAGCCCTGACGGCCGCCTTTACCTCCTCGTTCGTCGGTGCGCTGTTCGCCGTCATCATGATCACGCTGGTCGCCCCGCTGGTCGCAAGCTTCGCGCTGCAATTCGGTCCGGCGGAGAAATTCGCGGTGTATTTCCTGGCGTTCTGCAGTTTCGTCGGCCTGAGCAAGGAGCCGCCGTTCAAGACCATCGCGGCGATGATGATGGGCTTTGCACTTGCCGCCGTCGGACTGGACTCCATCACCGGACAATTGCGCCTGACCTTCGGGTTCACCGAACTGCTCAACGGCTTCGATTTCCTGATCGCCGTCATCGGCCTGTTCGGGATCGGTGAAATCCTTCTGACCATGGAAGAAGGGCTGAACTTCCGCGGCGGCAACGCCAAGATCGACTTGCGGGTCGTGCTGCACACCTGGAAGGGACTGCCCAGGTACTGGATGACCTCGCTGCGCTCCTGCATCATCGGCTGCTGGATGGGCGTTACGCCGGCAGGCGCGACGCCCGCCTCGTTCATGAGTTACGGCATCGCCAAGCGGGTCGCCAAGAACGGCCACAATTTCGGCAAGGGCGAGATCGAAGGCGTGATTGCGCCGGAGACCGCCGCGCATGCCGCCGGCACCGCGGCATTGCTGCCGATGCTGTCGCTCGGCGTGCCCGGCTCGCCGACGGCCGCCGTTCTTCTCGGCGGCCTTTTGATCTGGGGCCTGCAGCCCGGTCCGATGCTGTTCGTCGAGCAGAAGGAATTCGTCTGGGGCCTGATCGCCTCGATGTATCTCGGCAATCTCATGGGCCTCATCGTCGTGCTCACCTGCGTGCCGATTTTCGCGGCCATCCTGCGCGTGCCGTTCAGCATCATCGCGCCGCTCATCCTGGTGCTGTGCGCGATCGGCGCCTATTCGGTTCACAGCAGCACATTCGACGTGATCCTGATGCTGGTATTTGGCGTCGTCGGATATCTGCTCAAGAAGTGCAATTATCCCCTCGCCCCGCTGGTGCTGGCGATCGTGCTCGGCGACAAGGCCGAAGAGGCGTTCCGGCAATCGCTGCTGGGATCCCAGGGCTCGCTCGGCGTGTTCTTTTCGAATGCGCTGGTCAGCACGATCATGATCCTCGGATTGATTGCGCTGTTCTGGTCGGCGATCCAGCAAGGCTATAGCCGTCTGCGAACCGCCGCCGCCTGA
- a CDS encoding Bug family tripartite tricarboxylate transporter substrate binding protein, with protein sequence MKRSVLRVALATVAAFCTSGIASAAWEPVRPVEFIVPAGTGGGADQMARTIQGIVTKHGLMKQPLVVINKSGGAGGEGFLDVKGSAGNPHKIIITLSNLFTTPLATGIPFNWKDLTPVAMLALDEFVLWVNADKPYKDVKDYVDTLKKAPSGSIKMGGTGSKQEDQIITVAVEKATGTKFTYIPYKGGGEVAVQLVGNHVDSSVNNPIEAVAQWRGGKLRPLCVFDGKPMAYDEQIADGKAWKDIPTCKSQGLDMEYLMLRGIFMSPKATKDQVDYYIDLFKKVRATPEWQDFMKSGAFNTTFMTGADYAKWVEGEEKRHESLMKAAGFLATGN encoded by the coding sequence ATGAAGCGTTCTGTTTTGCGTGTTGCGCTGGCTACGGTCGCTGCATTCTGCACGAGCGGTATCGCGTCTGCTGCCTGGGAACCGGTTCGCCCGGTTGAATTCATCGTACCCGCCGGCACCGGTGGCGGCGCCGATCAGATGGCGCGCACGATCCAGGGCATCGTCACCAAGCATGGTCTGATGAAGCAGCCGCTGGTCGTCATCAACAAATCCGGCGGCGCCGGGGGCGAAGGCTTTCTCGACGTCAAGGGATCGGCGGGAAATCCGCACAAGATCATCATCACCCTGTCGAACCTTTTCACCACACCGCTCGCGACCGGAATTCCCTTCAACTGGAAGGACCTCACCCCGGTCGCCATGTTGGCGCTCGACGAATTCGTGCTCTGGGTCAATGCCGACAAGCCGTACAAGGACGTCAAGGATTACGTCGACACCCTCAAGAAGGCGCCGTCCGGCTCCATCAAGATGGGCGGCACCGGATCGAAGCAGGAAGACCAGATCATCACGGTCGCCGTCGAGAAGGCGACCGGCACCAAGTTCACCTACATTCCCTACAAGGGCGGCGGTGAAGTCGCCGTTCAGCTCGTCGGCAACCATGTCGATTCGTCCGTGAACAATCCGATCGAGGCAGTGGCGCAGTGGCGCGGCGGCAAGCTTCGTCCGCTCTGCGTGTTCGACGGCAAGCCCATGGCCTATGACGAGCAGATCGCGGACGGCAAAGCCTGGAAGGATATTCCGACCTGCAAATCGCAGGGCCTTGATATGGAATATCTGATGCTGCGCGGCATTTTCATGTCACCCAAGGCCACCAAGGACCAGGTCGATTACTACATCGACCTGTTCAAGAAGGTGCGCGCCACTCCGGAATGGCAGGACTTCATGAAGAGCGGCGCCTTCAATACGACCTTCATGACCGGGGCCGACTATGCCAAGTGGGTGGAGGGAGAGGAAAAGCGCCACGAATCTCTCATGAAAGCGGCCGGTTTCCTCGCCACTGGAAATTGA
- a CDS encoding ISNCY family transposase gives MRFSSLLDRTEAKELTQEAASELLGINVRTFQRWAERFEAEGDDGLVDRRMGRRSPRRAPEEELERMLGLFRDKYADFTVKHFHEQLQKRHGYVLGYTVTKLALHAAGLVQKAPKRSAHRKKRPRRPLRGMLLHQDGSRHVWIEGLPAMDLIVTMDDATSEIYSMLLVEEEGTASTFRALGEVIGERGLFCALYTDRGSHYFYTPKAGAKVSKTQQTQVGRALSHLGIEHIAAYSPQARGRSERVFGTLQGRLPKDLRLAGIRTVEAANAWLKAHYIAEHNAAFAIVAEQQGTAFVADRHEAWREALCVIEERTVANDNTIAWSGRRLQLPESRLRPHFVKAVVRVHGYPDGTVGVFLGPHRLARFAADGQQISPDAPQPGSVLGAVKDKPLRARKCASLTAPARAAVEIARVGAEKRASSQTKKPTRGANLPPISMA, from the coding sequence ATGCGGTTTTCGAGTTTGCTGGATCGGACTGAGGCGAAGGAGCTGACGCAGGAGGCGGCGTCTGAGCTTCTGGGGATCAACGTGCGGACGTTCCAACGTTGGGCGGAACGCTTTGAGGCGGAGGGCGATGACGGGCTGGTCGACCGGCGCATGGGCCGGCGATCACCGAGGCGTGCGCCGGAGGAAGAGCTGGAGCGGATGCTGGGGCTGTTCCGGGACAAGTACGCCGATTTCACGGTGAAGCACTTCCACGAGCAGCTGCAAAAGCGACATGGCTATGTGCTGGGCTACACGGTGACGAAGCTGGCCTTGCATGCTGCGGGCTTGGTGCAGAAGGCGCCGAAGCGTTCGGCGCACCGCAAGAAGCGTCCGCGCCGGCCGCTTCGGGGCATGCTGCTTCACCAGGACGGGTCGCGCCACGTCTGGATCGAAGGTCTGCCGGCGATGGACCTGATCGTCACGATGGACGATGCGACGAGCGAGATCTACTCGATGCTGCTGGTCGAGGAAGAAGGGACGGCGTCGACGTTCCGGGCCTTGGGCGAGGTGATTGGCGAGCGTGGTCTGTTCTGCGCGCTCTACACCGATCGCGGCAGCCATTACTTCTACACCCCGAAGGCCGGCGCGAAGGTCTCGAAGACGCAACAAACCCAGGTGGGACGGGCTTTATCGCATCTTGGGATCGAGCATATCGCGGCCTATTCGCCGCAGGCGCGCGGGCGTTCAGAGCGGGTGTTCGGCACGCTGCAGGGCCGGCTGCCGAAGGATCTGCGGCTCGCCGGGATCAGGACGGTCGAGGCCGCCAATGCGTGGTTGAAGGCGCATTACATCGCCGAGCATAATGCGGCGTTTGCGATCGTGGCCGAACAGCAAGGCACGGCGTTCGTAGCCGACCGGCACGAGGCCTGGCGCGAAGCGCTGTGCGTGATCGAAGAGCGAACCGTCGCCAACGACAACACGATCGCATGGAGCGGCCGGCGGCTGCAGTTGCCGGAGAGCCGGCTCAGGCCCCACTTCGTCAAGGCCGTGGTGCGGGTTCACGGGTATCCCGATGGCACCGTGGGCGTGTTCCTTGGCCCGCACCGATTGGCGAGGTTTGCCGCCGATGGACAGCAGATCAGCCCCGACGCGCCTCAGCCTGGCAGCGTGCTCGGAGCCGTCAAGGACAAGCCCTTACGGGCGCGCAAGTGCGCGTCCTTGACCGCTCCTGCGCGCGCCGCCGTCGAGATAGCGCGGGTCGGGGCGGAGAAACGGGCTTCAAGTCAAACAAAGAAACCAACCCGAGGGGCTAACCTGCCACCAATATCCATGGCATGA
- the oxlT gene encoding oxalate/formate MFS antiporter encodes MTDTVHGAVPTTARVSDAYRWTQLAIGVAAMVMIANYQYGWTFFVPDIQKKFGWDRASIQWAFTLFVLFETWLVPIEGWFVDKYGPRLVVLIGGILCAIGWAINAQATSLNGFYLGMIIAGIGAGGVYGTCVGNALKWFPDKRGLAAGITAAGFGAGSALTVAPIQAMIKDSGFQNTFLHFGLGQGIIIVILAFIMFAPKAGQVPAVIHNAAVIQSRRNYQPTEVIRQPIFWLMYFMFVIVGAGGLMVTANLKPIAVDWKIDSTPVTLMAVTMTAVTFAATIDRVLNGLTRPFFGWISDMIGRENTMFIAFGMEGVGIWALYMLGQDPVWFVLLSGFVFFAWGEIYSLFPSTCTDTFGAKFATTNAGLLYTAKGTAALLVPVANYMQQSSGNWDRVFLIAAGANILASLLAIIVLKPWRRKIVARAMAN; translated from the coding sequence ATGACGGACACGGTTCACGGAGCGGTCCCCACGACCGCGCGCGTCAGCGATGCCTATCGATGGACGCAGCTGGCCATCGGCGTCGCCGCAATGGTGATGATCGCCAACTATCAATATGGCTGGACGTTCTTCGTCCCCGATATTCAGAAAAAATTCGGATGGGATCGCGCCTCGATCCAGTGGGCCTTCACCCTGTTCGTGCTGTTCGAAACCTGGCTGGTGCCGATCGAGGGCTGGTTCGTCGACAAATACGGCCCGCGCCTCGTGGTCCTGATCGGCGGCATCCTCTGCGCCATCGGCTGGGCGATCAATGCGCAGGCCACCTCGCTGAACGGCTTCTATCTCGGCATGATCATCGCGGGCATCGGCGCCGGCGGCGTCTATGGCACCTGCGTCGGCAATGCGCTGAAATGGTTTCCCGACAAGCGCGGCCTTGCCGCCGGGATCACCGCGGCCGGGTTCGGCGCGGGTTCGGCGCTGACGGTCGCGCCGATCCAGGCGATGATCAAGGATTCCGGCTTCCAAAATACCTTCCTTCATTTCGGGCTGGGGCAAGGCATCATCATCGTGATCCTTGCCTTCATCATGTTCGCACCGAAGGCCGGTCAGGTCCCCGCCGTCATCCACAACGCCGCCGTCATCCAGAGCCGGCGCAACTACCAGCCCACGGAAGTGATCCGTCAGCCGATCTTCTGGCTGATGTATTTCATGTTCGTGATCGTCGGCGCGGGCGGATTGATGGTCACTGCCAATCTCAAGCCGATCGCGGTCGACTGGAAGATCGACAGCACGCCGGTGACGCTGATGGCCGTAACCATGACCGCGGTGACGTTCGCGGCGACCATCGACCGTGTGCTCAACGGCCTGACGCGACCGTTCTTCGGATGGATCTCCGACATGATCGGGCGTGAAAACACCATGTTCATCGCCTTCGGCATGGAAGGCGTCGGCATCTGGGCGCTCTATATGCTCGGCCAGGATCCGGTGTGGTTCGTGCTGCTCTCGGGCTTCGTGTTCTTTGCCTGGGGCGAGATCTACTCGCTGTTCCCCTCCACCTGTACCGATACCTTCGGCGCGAAATTCGCAACCACCAATGCCGGGCTGCTCTATACGGCCAAAGGCACGGCGGCGCTGCTGGTTCCGGTCGCCAATTACATGCAGCAGTCCTCCGGCAACTGGGACCGGGTGTTCCTGATCGCAGCCGGCGCGAATATCCTCGCCTCGCTGCTTGCGATCATCGTCCTCAAGCCGTGGCGCAGGAAAATCGTCGCCCGGGCGATGGCGAACTGA
- a CDS encoding tripartite tricarboxylate transporter TctB family protein, which produces MTTNSSDAAGPKHKTVEAGIALLIALFGAIVIVGSLKAGINWGAEGPRAGFFPFYVGIIIIASSAVNLLHVLRDGDNGLFAEWGQLRQVMSVVVPTAIYVGAMPFTGLYVASIVFIGWFMRWLGKYSWLTVLAVAFGMPIVTYFIFERWFLVPLPKGPLEEWLGL; this is translated from the coding sequence ATGACTACGAATAGTTCAGACGCTGCAGGGCCGAAGCACAAGACCGTGGAAGCCGGTATCGCGCTGCTGATCGCGCTCTTCGGAGCGATCGTGATCGTCGGCAGCCTGAAGGCCGGCATCAACTGGGGCGCCGAGGGGCCGCGCGCCGGATTCTTTCCGTTCTACGTCGGGATCATCATCATCGCTTCCAGTGCGGTGAACCTCCTGCACGTGCTGCGTGACGGGGATAACGGGCTGTTCGCGGAGTGGGGACAGCTTCGTCAGGTCATGAGCGTCGTCGTGCCCACCGCGATCTATGTCGGCGCGATGCCGTTTACCGGTCTGTACGTCGCATCGATCGTCTTCATCGGCTGGTTCATGCGATGGCTCGGCAAATACAGCTGGCTGACGGTGCTCGCCGTGGCGTTCGGCATGCCGATCGTCACCTACTTCATTTTCGAACGCTGGTTTTTGGTGCCGCTTCCCAAAGGCCCCCTCGAGGAATGGCTCGGTCTCTAG